From the Vicinamibacteria bacterium genome, one window contains:
- a CDS encoding UvrD-helicase domain-containing protein yields the protein MSLSADPQLLTGLNPEQRAAVLATEGPVLILAGAGSGKTRVIIHRIAHLVLERGIASDRILAVTFTNKAAGEMKARAEALLGGKALGSWISTFHSFCVRLLRREAAAAGLAPDFVIYDEDDQLQTVREALKGLDLSEKLHPPRRLLSRISARKNSGRGPEEGEDDSFAAGAFARIEARYQEALAAAHALDFDDLLLRAVRLLEENPTVKEVYRRKFEYVLVDEYQDTNRAQYELVRHLAGPKGNLTVVGDEDQSIYSWRGADINNILDFERDFPGARVFRLEENYRSSQAILDTACALVAHNQRRKGKTLRAVKPAGAAVHLHEAADEFEEAAWVVKRISAQGREGRVAVLFRMNAQSRLFEEALLRERLPYLVVGGVGFYARREVKDLLSYLRLIQNPRDPVAFRRVLNVPARGIGERTVEEIERVAGAESIPPWDALGLVVDEARIPARATQPLARFRDLIEGLRTEAPSLSLKGLLERVLQGTGYAAALAQEDTQESQDRLENLAELLSAAADYEQRGESPTLAGFLDSTALLSDADQIKDDAPVLLMTLHAAKGLEFHSVFLVGLEEGLIPHSRSLTGPEALEEERRLCYVGMTRAMERLHLTRTQSRQVFGQRRLAEPSRFLDEIPYDRLEISGPGRRVEPSARPRFHPPAATWTPPPPVPPGAADFKPGVRVRHPLFGVGTVLRRDGDGEDLKLTVSFAGVGAKRLVARYAGLEPV from the coding sequence TTGTCTTTGTCCGCGGACCCCCAACTCCTCACCGGCCTCAATCCCGAGCAGCGCGCGGCGGTGCTGGCCACGGAGGGCCCGGTCCTGATCCTGGCCGGGGCGGGGAGCGGCAAGACCCGGGTCATCATCCATCGCATCGCCCACCTGGTGCTGGAGCGGGGCATCGCTTCCGACCGCATCCTGGCCGTCACTTTCACCAACAAGGCGGCGGGGGAGATGAAGGCGCGGGCGGAGGCCCTGCTCGGGGGGAAGGCGCTCGGGAGCTGGATCTCCACCTTCCACAGCTTCTGCGTTCGCCTCCTGCGCCGGGAGGCCGCCGCCGCCGGCCTTGCCCCCGATTTCGTGATCTACGACGAGGACGACCAGCTCCAGACCGTGCGCGAGGCCCTGAAGGGCCTGGATCTCTCCGAGAAGCTTCATCCGCCCCGGCGCCTGCTCTCCCGCATCTCCGCCCGCAAGAACTCGGGCCGGGGGCCGGAGGAGGGGGAGGACGACTCCTTCGCGGCCGGGGCCTTCGCGCGCATCGAGGCCCGCTACCAGGAGGCGCTGGCCGCGGCCCACGCCCTCGATTTCGACGACCTGCTCCTGCGCGCGGTCCGCCTCCTGGAGGAGAACCCCACGGTCAAGGAGGTCTACCGGCGGAAGTTCGAGTACGTCCTGGTGGACGAGTACCAGGACACCAACCGGGCCCAGTACGAGCTGGTGCGGCACCTGGCCGGCCCCAAAGGGAACCTCACCGTGGTGGGGGACGAGGACCAGTCCATCTACTCCTGGCGCGGGGCGGACATCAACAACATCCTGGACTTCGAGCGCGACTTCCCGGGAGCCCGTGTCTTCCGCCTGGAGGAGAACTACCGTTCCAGCCAGGCCATCCTCGACACCGCCTGCGCGCTCGTGGCCCACAACCAGCGGCGCAAGGGCAAGACCCTGCGCGCGGTCAAGCCAGCGGGGGCAGCGGTGCACCTGCACGAGGCAGCGGACGAGTTCGAGGAGGCGGCCTGGGTGGTAAAGCGGATCTCCGCCCAGGGCCGGGAGGGGCGGGTGGCGGTGCTCTTCCGCATGAACGCCCAGAGCCGGCTCTTTGAAGAGGCCCTCCTGCGCGAGCGCCTGCCCTACCTGGTGGTGGGGGGGGTCGGCTTCTACGCCCGCCGGGAGGTGAAGGATCTCCTCTCCTATCTGCGCCTCATCCAAAACCCCCGCGACCCCGTGGCCTTCCGCAGGGTGCTGAACGTGCCCGCGCGGGGGATCGGAGAGCGCACGGTGGAGGAGATCGAGCGGGTGGCGGGGGCAGAGAGCATCCCCCCCTGGGACGCGCTCGGGCTCGTGGTGGACGAGGCCCGGATCCCCGCGCGGGCCACCCAGCCCCTGGCCCGCTTCCGGGACTTGATCGAGGGCTTGAGGACCGAGGCCCCCTCGCTCTCCCTGAAGGGCCTCCTGGAGCGGGTGCTTCAAGGGACGGGCTACGCGGCCGCGCTCGCCCAGGAGGACACCCAGGAGAGCCAGGACCGGCTGGAGAACCTGGCCGAGCTCCTCTCCGCGGCCGCCGACTACGAGCAGCGGGGGGAGAGCCCCACCCTGGCCGGGTTCCTGGACTCTACCGCCCTCCTCTCCGACGCCGACCAGATCAAGGACGACGCGCCCGTCCTCCTCATGACCCTGCACGCGGCCAAGGGCCTGGAGTTCCACTCCGTCTTCCTGGTGGGGCTGGAGGAGGGCCTCATTCCCCATTCGCGCAGCCTCACCGGCCCCGAGGCCCTCGAGGAGGAACGCCGGCTCTGCTACGTGGGGATGACGCGGGCCATGGAGCGCCTCCACCTCACCCGGACCCAGAGCCGGCAGGTGTTCGGCCAGCGCCGCCTAGCGGAACCGAGCCGGTTCCTGGATGAGATCCCCTACGACCGACTGGAGATCAGCGGTCCGGGGCGACGGGTGGAGCCAAGCGCGCGCCCGCGGTTTCACCCGCCGGCGGCCACCTGGACGCCTCCCCCTCCCGTCCCCCCCGGCGCGGCCGACTTCAAGCCCGGCGTCCGCGTCCGCCATCCCCTCTTCGGAGTGGGCACCGTGCTGCGCCGGGACGGCGACGGGGAGGACCTGAAGCTGACCGTCTCCTTCGCGGGCGTGGGGGCCAAGCGCCTGGTCGCTCGCTACGCCGGGCTGGAGCCGGTCTAG
- the gyrA gene encoding DNA gyrase subunit A yields the protein MEQDPVGQKIPTNIADEMRQSYMDYAMSVIIGRALPDVRDGLKPANRRVLYGMNQMGLQPGRPYRKSAKVAGEVMGNYHPHGEGAIYDTLVRMAQEWNMRAPLVDGQGNFGSVDGDNPAAMRYTEARLTRLGGSMMADIEKETVDFQPTYDNSSVEPTVLPTVLPNLLVNGAEGIAVGMATKIPPQNLGEVVNGLTFLLESPDLTPDERLEGLMERIAGPDFPTAGFILGRSGIRQAYRTGRGSVIMRARAEIEVRKGNKESIVITEIPYQVNKARLIEKIAELVREDRIKGIADIRDESDRQGMRIVIDVKRDEPSQVILNNLYKHTPLQDTFGIIFLAIVDQRPRVLNLLEACELFIDFRREVVRRRTTYELRKAEERAHILEGFVIALASLDQVIALIRAAKTPPEAKAGLIAQFGLSERQADAILEMQLQRLTGLERQKIADELKEKRELIARLKEILASAKLIDGIVAEELLKIQADHGDARRTVILDAVDEITFEDTIADEDVAISITHSGYVKRTFITSYRAQKRGGRGRVGMRTRDEDFVNNIFIASTHSYILIFTDRGRVYWLKVHEIPDVGPQGKGKAVVNLINLHAGEKIAAFCSVKDFASQGHVLLATRNGVIKKTELAAFSNPRPSGIIALSVEEADALINAVPTSGKDEILLGTRDGMAIHFHEEDVRPMGRAAYGVKGIELETGDQVVALEVVRPGGTVLTVTENGYGKRTPLDEYRVQSRGGKGLINIKTSGRNGRVVGVKFLAGEEEGVMLITEKGMIIRLNTADISTIGRNTQGVRLIQLEEGDHLVSVARLAEREEGEDAGPPEAS from the coding sequence ATGGAACAAGATCCGGTCGGGCAGAAGATCCCCACCAACATCGCGGACGAGATGCGGCAGTCCTACATGGACTACGCCATGTCCGTGATCATCGGCCGCGCTTTGCCCGACGTGCGCGACGGCCTCAAGCCCGCCAACCGCCGGGTGCTCTACGGTATGAACCAGATGGGCCTCCAACCCGGGCGGCCCTACCGCAAGAGCGCCAAGGTCGCGGGCGAGGTCATGGGCAACTACCACCCCCACGGGGAGGGGGCGATCTACGACACCCTCGTGCGCATGGCCCAGGAATGGAACATGCGCGCGCCGCTCGTGGACGGCCAAGGCAACTTCGGCTCCGTGGACGGGGACAACCCAGCCGCGATGCGCTACACCGAGGCCCGCCTCACCCGACTGGGCGGCTCGATGATGGCGGACATCGAGAAGGAGACGGTCGACTTCCAGCCCACCTACGACAACAGCTCGGTGGAGCCCACGGTGCTGCCCACCGTCCTTCCCAACCTGCTCGTGAACGGGGCGGAAGGGATCGCAGTGGGCATGGCCACCAAGATCCCCCCCCAGAACCTGGGGGAGGTGGTGAACGGGCTCACCTTCCTGCTCGAGAGCCCGGACCTGACGCCCGACGAGCGGCTGGAAGGCCTGATGGAGCGGATCGCGGGGCCCGACTTTCCCACCGCCGGCTTCATCCTCGGCCGCTCCGGGATCCGCCAGGCCTATCGCACGGGGCGGGGCTCCGTGATCATGCGCGCGCGCGCCGAGATCGAAGTCCGCAAGGGGAACAAGGAATCGATCGTCATCACCGAGATCCCCTACCAGGTCAACAAGGCTCGCCTCATCGAAAAGATCGCGGAGCTAGTGCGGGAGGATCGGATCAAAGGCATCGCCGACATCCGCGACGAGAGCGACCGCCAGGGGATGCGTATCGTCATCGACGTCAAGAGGGACGAGCCCTCCCAGGTCATCCTCAACAACCTGTACAAGCACACCCCCCTCCAGGACACCTTCGGGATCATCTTCCTCGCCATCGTGGACCAGCGCCCCCGGGTCTTGAACCTGCTCGAGGCCTGCGAGCTCTTCATCGACTTCCGGCGGGAGGTGGTGCGCCGGCGCACTACCTACGAGCTGCGCAAGGCGGAGGAGCGGGCCCACATCCTGGAAGGGTTCGTGATCGCCCTGGCCAGCCTGGACCAGGTCATCGCCTTGATCCGGGCGGCCAAGACCCCCCCCGAGGCCAAGGCCGGCCTTATCGCCCAGTTCGGCCTCAGCGAGCGCCAGGCGGACGCCATCCTGGAGATGCAGCTCCAGCGGCTGACCGGCCTCGAGCGGCAGAAGATCGCGGACGAGCTCAAGGAGAAGCGGGAGCTCATCGCCCGCCTCAAGGAGATCCTGGCCTCCGCCAAGCTCATCGACGGGATCGTGGCCGAGGAGCTCCTGAAGATCCAGGCCGACCACGGCGACGCCCGCCGGACCGTGATCCTGGACGCGGTGGACGAGATCACGTTCGAGGACACGATCGCGGACGAGGACGTGGCCATCTCCATCACCCACAGCGGCTACGTCAAGCGCACGTTCATCACCAGCTACCGGGCCCAGAAGCGCGGGGGGCGGGGCCGGGTGGGGATGCGCACCCGGGACGAGGACTTCGTCAACAACATCTTCATCGCCTCCACCCACTCCTACATCCTGATCTTCACGGACCGGGGCCGGGTCTATTGGCTCAAAGTCCACGAGATCCCGGACGTGGGGCCGCAGGGCAAGGGCAAGGCGGTGGTGAACCTGATCAACCTCCACGCGGGGGAGAAGATCGCCGCCTTCTGCTCGGTCAAGGACTTCGCCTCCCAGGGCCACGTGCTCCTGGCCACCCGCAACGGGGTGATCAAGAAGACGGAGCTGGCCGCCTTCTCCAACCCCCGGCCGAGCGGGATCATCGCCCTCTCCGTGGAGGAAGCGGATGCCCTCATCAACGCCGTGCCCACCTCGGGGAAGGACGAGATCCTGCTCGGGACCCGGGACGGCATGGCCATCCACTTCCACGAGGAGGATGTGCGCCCCATGGGCCGGGCCGCCTACGGGGTGAAGGGGATCGAGCTCGAGACGGGGGACCAGGTGGTGGCCCTGGAGGTGGTCCGGCCGGGGGGCACCGTCCTCACCGTGACCGAGAACGGCTACGGGAAGCGCACCCCCCTCGACGAGTACCGCGTGCAGAGCCGGGGGGGCAAGGGCCTCATCAACATCAAGACCTCGGGCCGCAACGGCCGCGTGGTGGGCGTGAAGTTCCTGGCCGGAGAAGAAGAAGGCGTGATGCTGATCACCGAAAAGGGTATGATCATCCGGCTCAACACGGCCGACATCTCGACCATCGGGCGGAATACCCAGGGCGTGCGCCTCATCCAGCTCGAGGAGGGAGACCACCTGGTCTCCGTGGCCCGGCTGGCGGAGCGAGAGGAAGGCGAGGACGCCGGTCCCCCGGAAGCGTCGTAA